In one window of Tellurirhabdus rosea DNA:
- a CDS encoding acetyl-CoA hydrolase/transferase family protein has translation MSHLVPMVSAEQAVQVIQSGNRVFVHSVAQTPHRLIAAMVARAGELTDVEICHIHTEGPLPYLDEKYEGIFNANAFFIGANMRKELNAGLADYVPVFLSEIPLLFRRNILPIDVALIQVSPPDPHGFCSLGPSVDVSLAAVKTAKYVIAQINPNVPRTHGDGMIHVKALHAAIDCDDPIYIVNPKPTSEIEQRIGKHVANLVDNGATLQMGIGGIPNAVLAELIYHQKLGIHTEMFSDGIIDLVERGVVTGEMKKVLPYKLVSCFAMGSQRLYDFLDDNPGVVMKEVSYTNDTAIIRRNPKVTAINSAIEVDLTGQVCADTIGTYQYSGVGGQMDFVRGASLSEGGKPIIALPSVTKYGESKIVPFLKQGAGVTTTRAHVHYIVTEHGVANLYGKNLRQRARALINIAHPDHRETLERQAYERFKVFA, from the coding sequence ATGAGTCATTTAGTTCCGATGGTCAGCGCCGAGCAGGCCGTACAAGTCATTCAGTCCGGCAACCGCGTTTTTGTGCACAGCGTCGCCCAGACTCCCCACCGCCTCATCGCCGCCATGGTTGCCCGGGCCGGCGAGCTGACCGACGTCGAAATCTGTCATATTCATACCGAAGGCCCGCTGCCGTATCTGGACGAGAAGTACGAAGGCATTTTCAACGCCAACGCTTTTTTTATCGGGGCCAACATGCGGAAAGAACTGAACGCCGGTCTGGCCGACTATGTGCCGGTGTTTCTGAGCGAAATTCCGCTTCTGTTCCGCCGCAATATCCTGCCGATTGATGTCGCCCTGATTCAGGTGTCGCCGCCCGACCCGCACGGCTTCTGCTCGCTCGGCCCCTCGGTCGATGTGTCGCTGGCGGCGGTCAAAACGGCCAAATACGTCATTGCGCAGATCAACCCGAACGTGCCCCGGACGCACGGCGACGGCATGATTCACGTCAAGGCGCTGCATGCCGCCATCGACTGCGACGATCCGATTTACATCGTCAACCCCAAACCGACGAGCGAAATCGAACAGCGCATCGGCAAACACGTCGCCAACTTGGTAGACAACGGGGCGACGCTGCAAATGGGCATTGGCGGGATTCCAAACGCCGTTCTGGCCGAACTGATCTACCACCAGAAGCTCGGCATCCATACGGAAATGTTCTCCGACGGCATCATCGACCTCGTGGAGCGCGGCGTTGTGACGGGCGAAATGAAGAAGGTGCTTCCGTACAAACTGGTTTCGTGCTTTGCCATGGGAAGCCAGCGGCTGTACGATTTTCTGGACGACAACCCCGGCGTGGTCATGAAGGAGGTTTCGTACACCAACGACACGGCCATCATCCGCCGCAACCCGAAAGTAACGGCTATCAACAGCGCCATTGAGGTGGACCTGACCGGCCAGGTCTGCGCCGACACCATCGGCACGTACCAGTATTCCGGGGTCGGCGGGCAGATGGACTTTGTGCGGGGCGCGTCCCTCTCCGAAGGCGGCAAGCCTATCATCGCCCTGCCGTCGGTGACGAAGTACGGCGAAAGCAAGATCGTCCCGTTCCTCAAGCAGGGAGCCGGCGTGACCACCACCCGCGCCCACGTCCACTACATCGTAACCGAACACGGCGTAGCGAACCTGTACGGCAAAAACCTCCGCCAGCGCGCCCGGGCACTCATCAACATCGCCCATCCCGACCATCGCGAAACGCTGGAACGGCAGGCGTACGAGCGGTTCAAAGTGTTTGCGTAG
- a CDS encoding nuclear transport factor 2 family protein gives MKTLTLFLSVLFLSFAAAAQDAPEKVVQKQLDAYNAQNVDAFVATYADSVVLYQWPNKVMLSGKQALRQQYAGYFKNNPENYAALVGRIVQGNFVIDREKVTGKGYEVYATAVYEVRNGLITKVWFIR, from the coding sequence TTGAAAACGCTTACCCTTTTCCTCTCCGTACTCTTCCTGAGCTTTGCGGCTGCCGCCCAGGATGCACCCGAAAAAGTTGTTCAGAAACAGCTCGACGCCTACAACGCCCAGAACGTAGACGCTTTTGTGGCGACCTATGCCGACAGCGTGGTTCTGTACCAATGGCCCAACAAAGTGATGCTGTCCGGCAAACAGGCCCTGCGTCAGCAGTATGCCGGGTATTTCAAAAACAACCCCGAAAACTACGCCGCCCTGGTCGGGCGGATCGTGCAGGGAAATTTTGTGATCGACCGCGAAAAAGTTACCGGCAAGGGCTACGAAGTGTACGCCACGGCCGTCTACGAAGTCCGGAACGGGCTGATCACCAAAGTCTGGTTCATCCGATAA
- a CDS encoding ATP-binding cassette domain-containing protein, translating into MLRFRNASIRRPTGPVLSDLDWQINPGQHWALFGPTGSGKSSLLEAVAGLLPVFKGQYEHPSPLREVVERVAVDYRFDRNVAAAAQFYQQRYTADTAAEAPTVREVLQNQVRPPGTVDEKSIAPLPPAYADDWLAEIADRVQIVHLLDRRLTSLSNGETRRTLLARSLLRRPKILLLDNPFGGLDADSRVRLHRILNAIAAEGTALLLVTTPREIPACITHGMLLENGRIRWSGPIAERPEDSHSRPETLTDASLLPRWLNAPPASFEKAIDMRGVTVRYNDKPVLDNLHWTVCRGEKWAVLGPNGSGKSTLLSLITADNPQGYRNDYDLFDRRRGSGESIWDIKRNIGFVSPELHLYFPREQPVWKVVASGLFDTTGLFRKLTPEQAEQTDFMLRLLRIEPLRDKRLDGLSTGEQRWVLLARALVKNPPLLVLDEPCQGLDPAHTARFRDMVDELCSHSDRTLLYVSHYPEEIPRCATQVLQLQAGQGAVRACVNLHR; encoded by the coding sequence ATGCTTCGTTTTCGAAACGCCTCCATCCGCCGCCCGACGGGGCCGGTTCTGTCTGATCTGGACTGGCAGATAAACCCCGGCCAGCACTGGGCCCTTTTTGGCCCGACGGGTTCCGGAAAAAGCTCCCTGCTGGAAGCCGTCGCCGGTCTGCTACCCGTTTTCAAGGGCCAGTACGAGCACCCCAGCCCGCTCCGCGAAGTGGTCGAACGGGTCGCCGTGGACTACCGCTTCGACCGGAACGTTGCGGCGGCGGCCCAGTTCTACCAGCAGCGGTACACGGCCGACACCGCCGCCGAGGCTCCCACCGTCCGGGAGGTGCTCCAAAATCAGGTCCGGCCACCGGGCACCGTCGATGAAAAGTCGATTGCCCCGCTGCCGCCCGCCTACGCCGACGACTGGCTGGCCGAAATTGCGGACCGGGTGCAGATTGTCCACCTGCTCGACCGGCGGCTGACGTCCCTTTCCAATGGAGAAACCCGCCGCACGCTGCTGGCCCGTTCGCTGCTGCGCCGCCCGAAAATCCTGCTCCTCGATAATCCCTTCGGCGGGCTCGACGCCGACAGCCGGGTCCGCCTGCACCGCATCCTGAACGCCATTGCCGCCGAAGGAACGGCGCTGCTGCTGGTGACGACACCCCGCGAAATTCCGGCCTGCATCACGCACGGCATGCTCCTCGAAAACGGGCGCATCCGGTGGTCCGGCCCCATCGCCGAACGACCCGAAGACAGCCACTCCCGGCCGGAAACCTTGACGGATGCCTCGCTCCTGCCCCGCTGGCTGAACGCGCCTCCGGCTTCGTTCGAAAAGGCAATCGACATGCGCGGCGTGACGGTCCGGTACAACGATAAACCCGTGCTGGACAACCTGCACTGGACCGTTTGCCGGGGCGAGAAATGGGCGGTCCTGGGTCCGAACGGTTCGGGCAAATCCACGCTGCTCAGCCTCATTACGGCCGACAACCCGCAGGGCTACCGCAACGATTACGACCTCTTCGACCGGCGGCGGGGTTCGGGCGAAAGCATCTGGGACATCAAACGCAACATCGGGTTCGTTTCGCCCGAACTGCATCTGTATTTTCCCCGGGAACAGCCCGTCTGGAAAGTGGTGGCCTCCGGGCTGTTCGACACGACCGGCCTTTTCCGGAAACTGACCCCGGAGCAGGCAGAACAGACCGATTTTATGCTCCGGCTTTTACGGATTGAGCCGCTGCGGGACAAACGCCTCGATGGCCTTTCGACCGGCGAACAGCGCTGGGTTCTGCTGGCCCGCGCGCTGGTGAAGAACCCGCCGCTGCTGGTCCTCGACGAACCCTGCCAGGGCCTTGATCCCGCGCATACGGCCCGCTTCCGCGACATGGTGGACGAACTCTGTTCGCACTCCGACCGGACGCTGCTGTACGTCTCGCATTATCCCGAAGAAATCCCGCGCTGCGCCACGCAGGTGCTGCAATTGCAGGCAGGCCAGGGAGCCGTTCGGGCGTGTGTAAATCTTCACCGATGA
- a CDS encoding outer membrane beta-barrel protein gives MKAFLPFCRKNYSLKPAPPFFRFGAGFVVFWLLSVPLFAQTSQLNGRFVDKNKAVLVGVPVILSLEADTTQRQYALTDTSGRFSFPSLAPGAYRLRATYLGFNDFSRSVNVQNAVEELGDLVLEDNARNLREVTIVGQTPGAQQKGDTIQFNANAYKVTRDASSEDLIRKMPGITMENGQVKSQGENVQRVLVDGKPFFGDDPSIALRNLPAEVVDKIEVFDRLSEQSQFTGFNDGNTTKTINIVTRRDRQQGVFGRVFAGYGTSDSYSTGGNINYFKGPRRISLIGLSNNINQQNFSAQDLQGVGGGGGGGFRGGGGGRGGQGGGGGGGGAFQTGQQPGISRTNSVGLNFTDDWGKLTVRGSYFFNNNRNRNSTFDYREYFLPGNNSQYYRENTRSGSEGFNHRLDLRLEYAISDRTSLLLIPSLRLQRNDSDNEVAGQTTRPDSSLLNRSQSRYDGRSMGYNFNNELLLRHRFTKPGRTISLSLNTSLSDRDATNLQFSLNEFFNDSLRTQRIQQRTRNQNPTYQFSGNIAYTEPLSKTSQLQLTFNSSYRYSDSDRDVRQFDAEVGDYIIPNLLLSNHFKNDYYTNRAGVGYNLRTQKMGLNANVEYQRADLASEQIYPRRNNVDATFSNVLPSANFDYRFTNESRIRLFYRTNTQAPSVTQLQNVIDNSNPLFLTAGNPDLKQSYNHNLTARYSLTKPQKSQSLFLLLGGSATSNYIGNSTLISDGTARLPNDSLIGRGVQLSRPVNLDGFYNLRSFATYSLPLKFMKSSLSVNAGYSISRTPSQINNRINYSRGATFTQGVTLSSNISTKLDFSASYFRNYNLVKNTVQPQLNNRYFFQTLSGRINWIFGPGFVFQSDISDQQYKSFEGNFNQRYTLWNAAVGKKFLKDQRGDLRLSVFDLLGQNRAISQNLTDTYFQTTQSLVLQRYFMLTFTYTIRQFKGAAASNQNGENNQNEENQRGRFRGNFPGGGAPGGGGGFPRGERPGGN, from the coding sequence ATGAAAGCATTCCTACCTTTTTGTAGAAAGAATTATTCGCTAAAGCCTGCTCCCCCCTTCTTTCGGTTTGGAGCAGGCTTTGTTGTCTTCTGGCTCCTCTCGGTGCCGCTCTTCGCCCAGACCAGTCAGTTGAACGGGCGGTTTGTGGATAAGAATAAAGCCGTTCTGGTCGGCGTCCCGGTCATACTGTCGCTGGAAGCCGACACTACCCAGCGCCAGTATGCCCTGACGGACACTTCCGGCCGATTCTCGTTTCCTTCCCTGGCACCCGGCGCGTACCGGCTTCGGGCTACGTACCTCGGTTTCAACGACTTTTCCCGTTCGGTCAATGTCCAGAATGCCGTCGAGGAACTCGGCGATCTCGTTCTGGAAGACAACGCCCGGAACCTGCGGGAAGTCACCATCGTCGGCCAGACGCCGGGGGCGCAGCAGAAAGGCGACACCATCCAGTTCAACGCCAACGCTTACAAAGTTACCCGCGACGCTTCCTCCGAAGACCTGATCCGCAAAATGCCGGGCATCACGATGGAGAACGGGCAGGTGAAATCGCAGGGGGAAAACGTGCAGCGGGTGCTGGTGGACGGCAAACCGTTTTTTGGGGACGACCCGAGTATTGCCCTCCGAAATCTGCCCGCCGAAGTGGTCGATAAGATCGAAGTCTTCGACCGACTGAGCGAGCAGTCGCAGTTTACGGGTTTCAATGACGGCAACACCACCAAAACCATCAACATCGTGACGCGGCGGGACCGGCAGCAGGGCGTTTTCGGACGCGTCTTTGCCGGTTACGGAACCAGCGATTCGTATTCGACGGGCGGCAACATCAACTACTTCAAAGGGCCGCGGCGGATTTCGCTCATCGGTCTGAGCAACAACATCAACCAGCAGAACTTCTCGGCCCAGGACCTTCAGGGCGTCGGCGGCGGTGGAGGGGGCGGCTTCCGGGGCGGCGGTGGCGGCCGCGGTGGTCAGGGCGGCGGCGGTGGGGGCGGCGGCGCTTTCCAGACAGGCCAGCAGCCCGGCATCAGCCGTACCAACTCGGTTGGCCTCAACTTTACCGACGACTGGGGCAAACTGACGGTGCGGGGCAGTTATTTTTTCAACAATAACCGAAACCGCAACTCGACCTTCGATTACCGCGAGTACTTCCTGCCGGGCAACAACAGCCAGTATTACCGGGAAAACACCCGCAGCGGCAGCGAAGGCTTCAACCACCGCCTGGATCTGCGCCTGGAGTACGCCATCAGCGACCGCACTTCCCTGCTGCTGATTCCGTCGCTCCGCCTGCAGCGCAACGATTCGGACAACGAAGTAGCTGGGCAGACAACCCGACCGGACAGTTCGCTGCTGAACCGCAGCCAGAGCCGCTACGACGGCCGCAGCATGGGCTATAATTTCAACAACGAACTGTTGCTGCGCCACCGCTTCACCAAGCCCGGCCGGACCATTTCGCTCAGTTTAAACACCTCGTTGTCGGACCGCGACGCGACCAATCTGCAGTTCTCGCTCAACGAGTTCTTTAACGACAGCCTCCGGACCCAGCGGATTCAGCAGCGCACCCGCAACCAGAACCCGACGTACCAGTTTTCCGGAAACATCGCCTATACCGAACCCCTGAGCAAGACAAGCCAGTTGCAGCTGACCTTCAACAGTTCGTACCGCTACAGCGATTCGGACCGCGACGTGCGCCAGTTTGACGCCGAAGTCGGCGATTACATCATCCCGAACCTGCTGCTTTCGAACCATTTCAAAAACGACTATTACACCAACCGCGCCGGGGTCGGCTATAATCTCCGCACCCAGAAAATGGGCCTCAACGCGAACGTGGAATACCAGCGGGCGGACTTGGCCAGCGAGCAGATTTACCCCCGCCGCAACAACGTCGACGCGACGTTCAGCAACGTCCTGCCCTCGGCCAACTTCGATTACCGCTTCACGAACGAGAGCCGCATCCGGCTTTTTTACCGGACCAATACCCAGGCGCCGTCCGTGACGCAGTTGCAGAACGTGATCGACAACAGCAATCCGCTGTTCCTGACGGCGGGTAATCCGGACCTGAAGCAGTCGTACAACCACAACCTGACGGCCCGCTACAGCCTGACCAAACCGCAGAAATCGCAGAGCCTGTTCCTGCTGCTGGGCGGCAGCGCCACGAGCAACTACATCGGTAACTCGACCCTCATCAGCGACGGGACGGCCCGGCTTCCGAACGATTCGCTCATCGGACGGGGCGTGCAGCTGTCGCGGCCGGTCAACCTCGACGGTTTCTACAACCTGCGTTCCTTTGCCACCTACAGCCTGCCGCTGAAGTTCATGAAGTCCAGCCTCAGCGTGAACGCCGGGTACAGCATCAGCCGCACGCCGAGCCAGATCAACAACCGGATCAACTACTCGCGGGGCGCTACCTTCACGCAGGGCGTGACGCTGAGCAGCAACATCAGCACCAAACTGGATTTCTCGGCCTCTTATTTCCGGAATTATAACCTAGTCAAAAACACGGTTCAGCCGCAGCTGAACAACCGCTACTTCTTCCAGACCCTGTCCGGGCGCATCAACTGGATCTTCGGACCGGGCTTTGTCTTCCAGTCCGACATTTCCGACCAGCAGTACAAATCGTTTGAAGGCAATTTCAACCAGCGGTACACGCTCTGGAATGCGGCCGTGGGTAAGAAGTTCCTGAAAGACCAGCGCGGCGACCTCCGGCTCTCGGTCTTCGACCTGCTGGGCCAGAACCGGGCCATCAGCCAGAACCTGACCGACACGTACTTTCAGACGACCCAGTCGCTGGTGCTGCAACGGTATTTCATGCTGACGTTTACGTACACCATCCGGCAGTTCAAAGGGGCCGCGGCCAGCAACCAGAACGGGGAGAACAACCAAAACGAAGAGAATCAGCGCGGCCGGTTCCGGGGCAATTTCCCGGGCGGCGGAGCCCCCGGCGGTGGCGGTGGTTTCCCGCGGGGCGAACGGCCGGGAGGCAACTAA
- a CDS encoding group III truncated hemoglobin: protein METSPTRTDIESRADIERLVNRFYEYIHQDEVMAPVFRLSPERWEFHLKRTYDFWDNWIFQTASYPGGLMWAHFEKNATHPFRREHFERWLGIWFGTVDELFAGPRAEFIKSKAYEIGNWMFGRIEAVNNQPQS, encoded by the coding sequence ATGGAAACGTCACCAACACGCACCGATATCGAAAGCCGCGCGGACATCGAGCGGCTCGTCAACCGGTTCTACGAATACATTCATCAGGACGAGGTCATGGCCCCGGTCTTCCGCCTGTCGCCCGAGCGCTGGGAGTTTCACCTCAAACGCACGTATGATTTCTGGGACAACTGGATTTTTCAGACGGCTTCCTACCCCGGCGGACTCATGTGGGCGCATTTCGAGAAAAACGCCACGCACCCTTTCCGCCGCGAGCACTTCGAACGCTGGCTGGGCATCTGGTTCGGCACAGTGGATGAGCTTTTTGCAGGGCCCCGGGCCGAATTTATCAAGTCCAAAGCCTACGAAATCGGCAACTGGATGTTCGGGCGCATCGAAGCGGTGAACAACCAGCCCCAGTCCTGA
- a CDS encoding M14 family metallopeptidase, whose amino-acid sequence MKPFFLLAVLLMPLLSPAQTSRYERSKGTETATYDEIIDWYRQLDRQYEEAKLLEIGPTDTDKPLHLFLVSAEKTFTPNPARLTVLINNGIHPGEPEGIDATMLWMRDMLKSGQLPKNVLLAIVPVYNIGGMLNRGVSRPNQNGPVAYGFRGNARNFDLNRDFIKTDAQESRTWQRMFRTYQPHVLIDNHTSNGADYQHIMTYFPTQKDKLHPQVSQYMTRTLQPELDRALTKRGFEPVPYVNNFSDTPESGIEGFNDAPRYSSGYAALFNCMGFVVELHMLKDYPSRVKGTLAFMEEALRLVQRDAAAIVANKRKADEAIAGQRTFPLTWKLDKTGVDSIKFNGYAAGYKPSEVSGSKRLWYDRTAPFTKNIPFWNNFVPAIEVEKPSAYVIPQGWKEVIERLERNGVRVQRLAKDTVLTVEAYFIEDYKTATRPYEGHYPHTGVQVRKERREIAFYKNDVMVPVGQPANRYIVETLEPQGVDSFFAWNFFDSILSQKEHFSAYVFEDVAAELLRKTPTLRQKLEDRKKADKAFAADGAAQLEFVYRNSPYYEPTHNRYPVFRMP is encoded by the coding sequence ATGAAACCGTTTTTTCTTCTCGCCGTATTGCTGATGCCACTCCTCTCCCCCGCCCAGACCTCCCGCTACGAACGGAGCAAGGGCACCGAAACCGCCACCTACGACGAAATCATCGACTGGTACCGCCAGCTCGACAGGCAATACGAAGAGGCCAAACTGCTGGAAATTGGCCCCACCGATACCGACAAGCCGCTGCACCTGTTTCTGGTGTCTGCCGAAAAGACCTTTACGCCCAACCCGGCCCGCCTGACGGTCCTCATCAATAACGGCATCCACCCCGGCGAGCCGGAGGGCATCGACGCCACCATGCTCTGGATGCGGGATATGCTCAAAAGCGGCCAGCTTCCCAAAAATGTCCTGCTGGCCATCGTGCCCGTTTACAACATCGGCGGCATGCTGAACCGGGGCGTCTCGCGCCCAAACCAGAACGGCCCGGTGGCGTACGGCTTCCGCGGCAACGCCCGGAATTTCGACCTCAACCGCGATTTTATCAAGACCGACGCCCAGGAGTCACGGACGTGGCAGCGGATGTTCCGCACCTACCAGCCGCACGTGCTCATCGACAACCACACCAGCAATGGGGCCGATTACCAGCATATCATGACGTATTTCCCGACGCAGAAGGACAAGCTGCACCCGCAGGTTTCGCAGTACATGACCCGCACGCTGCAGCCCGAACTGGACCGGGCGCTCACCAAGCGCGGCTTCGAGCCGGTGCCGTACGTCAACAATTTCTCCGACACGCCGGAGAGCGGAATTGAAGGGTTCAACGACGCGCCCCGCTACAGTTCGGGCTACGCGGCGCTGTTCAACTGCATGGGGTTTGTGGTCGAACTGCACATGCTGAAGGATTACCCGTCGCGGGTGAAGGGCACGCTGGCGTTCATGGAAGAAGCCCTGCGGCTGGTGCAGCGCGACGCGGCGGCAATCGTCGCCAACAAACGGAAAGCCGACGAGGCCATTGCCGGGCAACGCACCTTCCCGCTGACGTGGAAGCTGGACAAAACAGGGGTCGATTCCATCAAATTCAACGGCTACGCGGCCGGGTACAAGCCCAGCGAGGTGTCCGGCAGCAAACGGCTCTGGTACGACCGGACCGCGCCCTTTACCAAAAACATTCCGTTCTGGAACAACTTTGTTCCGGCCATCGAGGTGGAAAAGCCGTCGGCCTACGTCATTCCGCAGGGCTGGAAAGAGGTCATCGAGCGACTGGAGCGCAACGGGGTCCGGGTGCAGCGGCTGGCCAAAGACACGGTCCTGACGGTGGAGGCGTATTTTATCGAGGATTACAAAACGGCGACGCGGCCTTACGAGGGGCATTACCCGCACACGGGCGTTCAGGTGCGGAAGGAACGGCGGGAAATTGCCTTTTACAAAAACGACGTGATGGTGCCCGTCGGCCAGCCGGCCAACCGGTACATTGTCGAGACGCTGGAGCCGCAGGGCGTGGATTCGTTCTTTGCCTGGAACTTCTTCGACAGTATATTGAGCCAGAAGGAACACTTTTCGGCTTATGTGTTCGAAGACGTAGCAGCGGAACTGCTCCGCAAAACTCCCACACTGCGGCAAAAGCTCGAAGACCGGAAAAAGGCCGACAAGGCCTTCGCGGCGGACGGCGCGGCCCAGTTGGAGTTTGTGTACCGCAACTCTCCGTACTACGAACCGACGCATAACCGGTATCCGGTGTTTCGGATGCCTTGA
- a CDS encoding endonuclease/exonuclease/phosphatase family protein, translated as MKYFPFLLLLISTAFAQTPPRPTLTSNVLSFNIRYNNPKDGINAWPNRKALAAKVFTDYSVDFAGLQEALYGQITDLQDQLPAYAWIGVGRDDGKEKGEFSPIFYQKSRYEAVKSGTFWLSETPEVVGSKNWDAAITRVATWGIFRHKQSGKQLFVINTHFDHVGEQARQNSAKLLIRRIKDLSGGLPVILTGDFNTPENSPGIKTLTSDPDFWLRNTEHLSKEAHTGGYTTFNGFKYNATGPAIDFIFVGDKINVLRHDYLPIVEKDVFVSDHWPVLTRVEMLND; from the coding sequence ATGAAGTACTTCCCTTTCCTGCTTCTGCTCATCTCCACGGCTTTCGCCCAAACCCCGCCACGTCCAACCCTGACTTCCAACGTGTTGTCGTTCAACATCCGGTACAACAATCCCAAAGACGGCATCAACGCCTGGCCGAACCGGAAGGCGCTGGCGGCAAAGGTCTTTACCGATTATTCGGTGGATTTTGCCGGATTGCAGGAGGCGCTTTACGGCCAGATCACCGACTTGCAGGACCAGTTGCCAGCCTACGCCTGGATTGGGGTGGGCCGCGACGACGGCAAGGAGAAAGGCGAGTTTTCCCCGATTTTCTACCAGAAGTCCCGTTACGAAGCCGTCAAAAGCGGCACGTTCTGGCTGTCGGAAACGCCCGAGGTGGTGGGCAGTAAAAACTGGGACGCCGCCATCACCCGCGTAGCGACCTGGGGTATTTTCCGCCACAAACAAAGCGGAAAGCAGCTTTTTGTAATCAATACGCACTTCGACCACGTGGGTGAACAGGCCCGGCAGAACAGCGCCAAATTGCTGATCCGGCGCATCAAGGACCTCAGCGGCGGCCTGCCCGTCATCCTCACCGGCGATTTCAACACGCCGGAAAACTCACCGGGCATCAAAACGCTGACCAGCGACCCCGATTTCTGGCTCCGCAACACCGAACACCTGAGCAAGGAAGCCCACACGGGCGGTTACACGACCTTCAACGGCTTCAAATACAACGCAACCGGCCCCGCCATCGACTTCATCTTCGTCGGCGACAAAATCAACGTCCTTCGCCACGACTACCTGCCCATCGTCGAAAAAGACGTCTTCGTCTCGGACCACTGGCCGGTGCTGACGAGGGTGGAGATGTTGAATGATTGA
- the corA gene encoding magnesium/cobalt transporter CorA, producing the protein MIRIFQQDETAVRKVKDIESFSATDRTLWVDLQNPSGAEIKSVEEKFDVDFLSQQEQLEIESSSRYIEEDDYLIANSNFLIPDKEQVYINVPVSFMLKDDVLFTYRNADLKSFADTVKKIKSRRAVFRDGAQILINIFESRIDYDADLIEVVSQEVKAINKQLDLDAKLDKEMLLRINDFQELTMMIRENVVDKQRVVSAMIRSEGWFNDAEQKRLRTLIKDINSLIEHTNFIFERLEFLQDTFLGLVNLEQNQIIKIFTVLSLVFLPPTLIASIYGMNFQILPELNWRYGYAFALGLMVLSSVVTLVVFRRKNWL; encoded by the coding sequence ATGATCCGCATCTTCCAGCAAGACGAAACCGCCGTTCGAAAAGTCAAGGATATAGAATCGTTTTCGGCCACCGACCGCACCCTCTGGGTCGATTTGCAAAACCCGTCCGGTGCCGAAATCAAAAGTGTTGAGGAGAAGTTTGACGTCGATTTCCTGTCGCAGCAGGAGCAGTTGGAAATCGAAAGCTCGTCGCGGTACATTGAGGAAGATGACTACCTGATTGCCAATTCCAACTTCCTGATTCCGGATAAGGAGCAGGTGTACATCAACGTGCCGGTCAGCTTCATGCTCAAGGACGACGTGCTATTTACGTACCGGAACGCCGACCTCAAATCCTTTGCCGATACGGTCAAGAAGATCAAATCCCGCCGGGCCGTTTTCCGCGACGGGGCGCAGATTCTGATCAATATTTTCGAATCCCGCATCGATTACGACGCCGACCTGATCGAAGTAGTATCGCAGGAGGTGAAAGCCATCAACAAGCAGCTCGATCTGGACGCGAAACTGGACAAGGAGATGCTGCTGCGGATCAATGATTTTCAGGAACTGACGATGATGATCCGGGAAAACGTAGTGGACAAGCAGCGCGTGGTTTCGGCCATGATCCGGTCGGAGGGCTGGTTCAACGACGCAGAACAGAAACGCCTCCGGACGCTCATCAAGGATATCAATTCGCTCATCGAACACACGAACTTCATCTTCGAGCGGCTCGAATTCCTTCAGGACACCTTCCTCGGTCTGGTCAATCTCGAACAAAACCAGATCATCAAGATTTTCACCGTCCTCTCGCTGGTCTTCCTGCCCCCGACGCTCATCGCCAGCATCTACGGCATGAACTTCCAGATCCTGCCCGAGCTGAACTGGCGCTACGGCTACGCCTTCGCCCTCGGCCTCATGGTGCTCTCCTCGGTGGTGACGCTGGTGGTGTTCCGGCGGAAGAACTGGCTATAA